In Streptomyces venezuelae, the sequence GCGGTCCTACAGCAGGCGTTGGCCGGTCGTCTTCTCCCGCGCCACGGGCAGCCACCTGCACACCGAGGACGGCGGGCGCTGGCTCGACTTCTTCGCCGGCGCCGGCTCGCTGAACTACGGGCACAACAACCCCGTGCTCAAGCAGGCGCTGCTGGACTACGTGGCCGCGGACGGGGTCATCCACGCCCTCGACATGTTCACCACCGCACGGCACGACCTGCTGGAGACGCTGGTCGAGGTGGTGCTCCGGCCGCGCGGCATGGACCACAAGGTGATCTTCCCGGGACCCGGCGGCGCCAACGCCGTCGAGGCGGCCCTGAAGCTGGCCCGTACGGTCACCGGCCGCACCGGGATCGTGCACTTCACCAACTCCTTCCACGGCGCGACGCTCGGCGCGCTCGCGGTCACGGGCAACCCCGCGCACCGCCGCTACGCCGGCGTGCCGCTCACCGGCGCGACCCCGGTGCCGTTCGACGGACAGGACGGACACCCCACTCCGGAGTACCTGGCCCGGCTCCTGGACAACCCGGGCAGCGGGCTCGACCTGCCGGCCGCGGTGATCGTGGAGACGGTGCAGGCCGAGGGCGGCGTGAACGTGGCGAGCAACGAGTGGCTCCGTGCGCTCGCCGATCTGTGCCGACAGCACGAGATCCTGCTGATCGTCGACGACATCCAGGCGGGCTGCGGCCGGACCGGCGGCTTCTTCAGCTTCGAGGACGCGGGCATCGTGCCGGACATCATCTGCCTCTCGAAGTCGATCGGCGGATACGGGCTGCCGCTCGCGCTGACCCTGGTCCGGCCGGAGCTGGACGTGTGGAAGCCGGGAGCCCACAGCGGCACGTTCCGCGGCGTGAACCCGGCGTTCGTCACGGCGACGAAGGCGCTCTCGACGTACTGGCGCGACGACGTGCTGGAGAAGTCCACGCGTGTGCGGGGCGAGTGGGTCGGCAACGCGCTGGCGGACATCGCCGGTGCCCACCCCGGCGCCGGTCTGTCGACCCGCGGCCGCGGCCTCATGCAGGGCCTGGTGGTCGGCGCGGGACTGGCCGACGCGGTGGCCGACGAGGCGTTCACGCGGGGTCTGCTGGTGGAGACCGCAGGTCCCAGGGACGAGGTCGTCAAGCTGCTGCCGCCGCTGACGGCCACCGACGCGGAACTGGCCGAGGGGATCGAGATCCTCGAACAGTCGGTACGCGTGGTGCTCGAACGCGCCGCATAGGGAACGTGGTCATGGCCGCACCGGAACTCAGCCCGTCAGTGATCCGAGACAGGAATCCGCTTGTGAACTCGCAGTACATCGACCCGATGCGTGCCCTGCCGCACGCCCCGACCCGAGGGGTGGCACGCTGATGGCGGAGGGGAAGGGCAGCGGCAGG encodes:
- the ectB gene encoding diaminobutyrate--2-oxoglutarate transaminase, which codes for MSIFDQHESNVRSYSRRWPVVFSRATGSHLHTEDGGRWLDFFAGAGSLNYGHNNPVLKQALLDYVAADGVIHALDMFTTARHDLLETLVEVVLRPRGMDHKVIFPGPGGANAVEAALKLARTVTGRTGIVHFTNSFHGATLGALAVTGNPAHRRYAGVPLTGATPVPFDGQDGHPTPEYLARLLDNPGSGLDLPAAVIVETVQAEGGVNVASNEWLRALADLCRQHEILLIVDDIQAGCGRTGGFFSFEDAGIVPDIICLSKSIGGYGLPLALTLVRPELDVWKPGAHSGTFRGVNPAFVTATKALSTYWRDDVLEKSTRVRGEWVGNALADIAGAHPGAGLSTRGRGLMQGLVVGAGLADAVADEAFTRGLLVETAGPRDEVVKLLPPLTATDAELAEGIEILEQSVRVVLERAA